Genomic window (Herpetosiphonaceae bacterium):
CGGTAGGGCGCTGTGCGCTTCTCGGTTGTCAGCATGATTGCACGCTGCCATCGACATGCTGCTCGTTCAGGAAAGGATATAGATATGACGGCTCATCGTACGACGACGCATAACTCAGTGCCGATGCGACCGGCTCAGCCGCTGATCTTGGTGGTTGAGGATGATCCGGCGCTCCGTGTGTTTCTGGCCGATCTGCTGGACGGCGAAGGCTACCGCCCGCGCTGTGTAGCGTCGGGCACGCAGGCATTGCAGGCGCTCGCCGAAGATACGCCCGATCTGGTGCTGCTCGATCTCTGCCTGCCCGATCTGGATGGCTATGCGGTATCGCAGCGGATTCGCGAGAGCGCCCAGCGCCACGTGCCGATCCTGATGGTCAGCGCTAACCGCGATCCGCGCGATGTGCTGGAGGCACTGCATGTGGGCGTAGATGATTATTTGCGCAAGCCGTTTGATGTGGTCGAGCTGCTGGCGCAGATTCGGGCGCATCTGCCCCTGGTGCTGCCGGTTGTTGAGGATGAGGCCGTGCCGGGGAGGATCGATCTGGCCGAGCCGCTTCCGGCAGCGCCGCTGGCTCAGCCCTGCGATCAAGCGGCATAGGCTGCAAGATCAAGCCCCGCGCATGGCGGGGCTGTTTCGTGTCTGCAGTCAGGCGTGCGGCTGCTGCAAGCTCAGCGCTCGTCGCGATCCGGCTGTCGCTCGTCCGCCTCCTGCTCGCGCAGCGCGGCCCGCCGATGCTCCTCGATCTCGCCGGGCTTGCTCTCGTTGTAGCTGGAGCCATAGCTCGGCCCCTGATCGCCCATCTGCATCTTGTCGTCGCGCTCGTCCTCTTGGGCTTGCTTATGCTCTGTCATACGTCTCTCCCTCTCCTCCCCTGGCCTGCCGCCACAACGATTGTACAGCAAAGCCAGTGCCAGCACCCGCCGAGCGCTTATTGGCGGTAGGTGTTGCGCAGATAGGTCCGGCTGAACGTGCCGAGATTACTGAAGTAGATGCTGA
Coding sequences:
- a CDS encoding response regulator transcription factor, whose protein sequence is MTAHRTTTHNSVPMRPAQPLILVVEDDPALRVFLADLLDGEGYRPRCVASGTQALQALAEDTPDLVLLDLCLPDLDGYAVSQRIRESAQRHVPILMVSANRDPRDVLEALHVGVDDYLRKPFDVVELLAQIRAHLPLVLPVVEDEAVPGRIDLAEPLPAAPLAQPCDQAA